The Porites lutea chromosome 11, jaPorLute2.1, whole genome shotgun sequence genome includes a region encoding these proteins:
- the LOC140952926 gene encoding ubiquitin-conjugating enzyme E2 G1-like, which produces MSAETQATLLLKRQLQELQKKPLEGFSAGLVDDDNLFKWELMIIGPPETFYEGGYFKAHLIFPKEYPQRPPKMTFVSEFWHPNVHKDGEVCISILHEPGEDKYGYEKAEERWLPVHTVETILLSVISMISDPNDESPANVDAAKEWRNDYHGAFKKNVKRCVRKSQDNL; this is translated from the exons ATGAGTGCAGAAACACAAGCTACTCTTCTTCTTAAGAGACAGCTTCAGG AACTGCAAAAGAAACCTCTTGAAGGCTTTTCTGCGGGCCTTGTTGATGATGACAATCTTTTCAAATGGGAACTGATGATAATAGGACCCCCAGAAACATTCTA CGAGGGAGGCTATTTCAAAGCGCATTTGATCTTCcctaaagaatacccacaaagaCCACCAAAAATGACATTTGTGTCGGAGTTTTGGCATCCCAATG ttcaTAAAGACGGTGAAGTCTGTATTTCTATCCTTCATGAGCCTGGTGAAGACAAATATGGTTATGAGAAAGCAGAAGAACGTTGGCTTCCAGTTCACACTGTTGAAACTATCTTGTTGAGTGTTATTTCAATGATTTCTGATCCAAATGATGAATCACCAGCCAACGTCGATGCTGCT AAAGAGTGGAGAAATGATTATCATGGAGCTTTCAAGAAGAATGTTAAGCGGTGTGTGAGAAAAAGTCAAGATAATCTTTAA